One Mycoplasmopsis caviae DNA segment encodes these proteins:
- a CDS encoding ZIP family metal transporter translates to MKKFIKALENGAFSIGTREIAAKFYLILIAFAIIFLVPILVSLIVPLFKKKLSKNGSTLLYAFVTGFFLTMALFGFLKEALEISSTYAPSSLSANATLSQIRWATYGWNILLIVSGLIGGLIFAFSIKYLVKSVSKKHLAKSKASVFVHSHEHVQGDNEQHSHMDNLNTSTKADNRLKIVALLLLLTHRIPEGFLIGYSLNNLYVDKEIGTLGFAFFISFIMHLIPEEIVFYYRQREMGVSRWKAISTSIGCLFLFLPMMLLGIFLGKYIQNIWQLRAFLQATIAGIFFFTATMEFLPEFYSTHYDAKMFKKVMITFMAGLVVCALILAIHQHGKFN, encoded by the coding sequence ATGAAGAAATTTATTAAAGCTCTTGAAAATGGAGCGTTTTCAATTGGCACAAGAGAAATAGCAGCAAAATTTTATTTAATTTTAATTGCATTTGCAATTATATTTTTAGTGCCAATACTAGTATCCTTAATTGTTCCATTATTTAAGAAAAAACTTAGTAAAAATGGAAGCACATTACTTTATGCGTTTGTAACTGGTTTCTTTTTAACAATGGCTCTTTTTGGTTTTTTAAAAGAAGCTTTAGAAATAAGTTCTACATATGCGCCTAGTTCACTTAGTGCTAATGCAACATTGAGTCAAATTAGATGAGCAACTTATGGCTGAAATATTTTATTAATTGTTTCAGGCTTAATTGGTGGATTAATTTTTGCTTTTAGTATTAAATATTTAGTCAAAAGCGTAAGTAAAAAACACCTTGCCAAAAGCAAAGCAAGTGTTTTTGTTCACTCGCATGAGCATGTACAAGGCGATAATGAACAACATAGCCATATGGACAATTTGAATACATCAACTAAAGCTGACAATAGGTTAAAAATTGTTGCCTTACTTTTGTTACTTACACATAGAATACCAGAAGGGTTTTTAATAGGATATTCATTAAATAATTTATATGTTGATAAAGAGATTGGGACATTAGGATTTGCTTTCTTTATTTCATTTATAATGCATTTAATACCAGAAGAAATTGTATTTTATTACAGACAAAGAGAAATGGGCGTTAGTCGCTGAAAAGCAATTAGTACCTCAATAGGTTGTTTATTCTTGTTCTTGCCAATGATGCTACTAGGTATATTTCTTGGTAAATATATTCAAAACATTTGACAACTAAGGGCATTCTTACAAGCAACAATTGCCGGAATATTCTTCTTTACAGCCACAATGGAATTTCTGCCTGAATTTTATAGCACTCACTATGATGCTAAAATGTTTAAAAAAGTTATGATTACATTCATGGCCGGCCTAGTAGTATGTGCTTTAATATTAGCAATACACCAACACGGTAAATTTAACTAA